A stretch of Tripterygium wilfordii isolate XIE 37 chromosome 11, ASM1340144v1, whole genome shotgun sequence DNA encodes these proteins:
- the LOC120009190 gene encoding pentatricopeptide repeat-containing protein At5g27460: protein MATRAQFANLIRNKLRFDHWRPISSHASAIESKPNIGGRSLKSQILKPELPLTVTTLLQNWVNEGHKITVPHLRNISRQLEKSRRYKQVLEILTWRGTHIGLELSPIEHFNKMELTLKIHGLMEAEEYFAQLPNTSSQKAVCLPLLHAYVKERAVEKAEAFMVKLYSLGLLVEPHAYNEMMKLYVATSQYEKVVSVIQEMKQNKVSLNVLSYNLWLDSCGKLSSVASADKVFKEMANDKTVAVGWSTLATLANIYTKAGLDERATLALKNAEKKLSSARRRGHLFLMTIYVSLKNKEEVLRLWEASKVVPGRITCADYMCILLCLVKVGGLRQAERVFMEWESTRLSLKYDIRVSNVLLGAYARNGFMNKAESLHARTLEKGGCPNYKTWEILMEGWVKNHEMDKAIDAMKTGFALLKHSNWRPAPDIRPAPDVLLAIVEYFEKHRNLEEAISYIRLLHGFGLASLPLYKSLLRMHASAQRPAFDILQMMEKDEIEKDDETASLIQLS from the exons ATGGCGACCCGCGCGCAGTTCGCCAATTTGATACG CAACAAGCTCCGATTCGATCACTGGAGGCCTATATCGTCGCACGCTTCGGCGATTGAGTCTAAACCTAATATCGGGGGGCGCAGTCTCAAGAGTCAGATCTTGAAACCCGAACTTCCGCTTACCGTTACCACCTTGCTTCAGAATTGGGTCAATGAGGGCCACAAAATTACAGTCCCTCACCTCCGCAACATCTCAAGACAGCTAGAGAAGTCTAGGCGCTATAAGCAAGTGCTCGAG ATATTGACATGGCGGGGAACGCATATCGGTCTCGAGCTGTCACCAATTGAGCATTTCAACAAGATGGAATTGACCCTTAAAATTCATGGTTTGATGGAAGCTGAGGAGTATTTTGCTCAGTTACCCAACACCTCTTCGCAGAAAGCTGTATGTCTCCCTCTTCTTCATGCGTATGTGAAGGAAAGGGCAGTAGAGAAAGCTGAGGCTTTCATGGTGAAGTTATACAGCTTGGGGTTACTTGTGGAACCTCATGCGTATAATGAGATGATGAAGCTCTATGTCGCCACATCTCAGTATGAGAAAGTAGTCTCTGTGATCCAAGAAATGAAGCAAAATAAAGTATCCCTAAATGTTCTTTCCTATAACCTTTGGTTGGATTCATGTGGGAAGCTATCTAGTGTTGCCTCAGCAGATAAGGTTTTCAAAGAAATGGCAAATGATAAAACTGTGGCAGTGGGGTGGAGTACTTTAGCTACTTTGGCCAATATCTACACAAAAGCAGGTCTTGATGAGAGAGCTACTTTGGCCCTTAAAAATGCAGAGAAGAAGCTATCTTCTGCCAGGCGTCGTGGTCATCTCTTTCTCATGACCATATATGTCTCTTTGAAGAATAAGGAGGAAGTTCTTCGGCTTTGGGAAGCCAGCAAAGTGGTACCTGGGAGAATAACATGTGCCGATTACATGTGTATATTGTTATGCTTGGTTAAGGTAGGTGGCCTTCGACAGGCCGAGAGGGTTTTCATGGAGTGGGAGTCTACTCGTCTGTCTCTGAAGTATGATATTAGAGTCTCCAATGTCCTTCTTGGTGCATATGCACGGAATGGATTCATGAACAAAGCTGAGTCTTTACATGCCCGGACGTTGGAGAAAGGTGGTTGTCCAAATTATAAGACATGGGAGATTCTCATGGAAGGATGGGTAAAAAACCATGAGATGGATAAAGCCATTGATGCCATGAAAACCGGATTTGCTTTATTGAAACACAGTAATTGGAGGCCAGCACCTGACATTAGGCCTGCACCTGATGTTTTATTGGCCATAGTAGAGTACTTTGAGAAGCATAGAAACCTTGAGGAAGCAATTTCGTATATTAGACTTCTTCATGGTTTTGGCCTCGCAAGCTTGCCATTGTACAAATCGTTGTTGAGAATGCATGCCAGTGCTCAGAGACCAGCTTTTGATATCCTCCAAATGATGGAGAAGGATGAAATTGAGAAGGATGATGAGACTGCTTCCCTCATTCAACTCAGCTAA
- the LOC120009194 gene encoding purine permease 3-like, with the protein MENKEPNTDSANSNMKTSLLVLNCILLCLGDCGGPLIMRLYFIHGGKRIWLSSFLETAGWPIILILLTITYLHRRKTNSQTNLFLMKPPLFIAAAVVGLLTGLDDYLYAIGVKFLPISTLSLIIATHLAFTAGFAYLLVKQKFTSYSINAVVLLTTGAAVLAMHTSNDRPKHESEKEYILGFVMILGAALLYGFVLPLVELSYKKCKQQINYTLVMEYQLVMCLFATIFCTVGMLVNNDFQVITREAREFELGEAKYYVVLVWSAILWQFFFLGAIGVIFCASALLSGIIIAVLLPVTEVLAVLFYKEKFQAEKGVALALSLWGFVSYFYGEIKQSKKKNRNLETEMSPQANPPVPIDGNV; encoded by the exons ATGGAGAACAAGGAACCCAACACCGACAGTGCTAATAGCAACATGAAAACGTCCTTACTAGTCCTAAACTGTATCCTTCTATGTCTAGGCGACTGTGGAGGTCCTTTAATAATGCGTCTCTACTTTATCCATGGCGGCAAGCGTATCTGGCTCTCAAGCTTTCTTGAAACTGCTGGTTGGCCTATAATTCTCATCCTCCTCACTATAACCTACCTGCACCGCCGCAaaaccaattcccaaaccaatcttttccttatgaaaccTCCTTTGTTCATTGCGGCTGCAGTAGTTGGTCTGCTCACTGGCTTGGACGACTATCTATATGCCATAGGCGTAAAATTTCTCCCTATATCTACTCTGTCTCTAATCATTGCAACTCATTTGGCTTTCACCGCTGGTTTCGCTTACCTCCTAGTGAAGCAGAAGTTTACATCCTACTCGATAAATGCAGTCGTTTTGTTGACGACTGGAGCAGCTGTTTTAGCTATGCATACAAGTAATGATCGTCCGAAACATGAATCAGAAAAGGAGTATATATTAGGCTTTGTAATGATACTAGGAGCTGCTCTACTGTATGGGTTTGTGTTGCCTTTGGTGGAGTTGAGTTACAAGAAATGTAAGCAGCAAATAAACTACACCCTAGTGATGGAGTACCAGCTGGTGATGTGTTTGTTTGCTACTATTTTTTGCACTGTGGGAATGCTTGTTAACAATGATTTCCAG GTGATTACAAGAGAAGCAAGAGAGTTTGAACTAGGGGAAGCAAAGTATTATGTGGTGCTGGTGTGGAGTGCAATCCTATGGCAGTTTTTCTTCTTGGGAGCTATAGGAGTCATATTTTGCGCTTCTGCTTTGTTGTCCGGTATTATAATTGCAGTTCTACTTCCTGTGACAGAAGTCCTAGCAGTCCTTTTCTACAAAGAGAAATTTCAAGCGGAAAAAGGAGTCGCTCTTGCACTCTCTCTTTGGGGATTTGTTTCATACTTTTATGGTGAGATTAaacagagcaagaaaaagaatcgCAATCTAGAAACAGAAATGTCTCCACAAGCTAATCCCCCAGTTCCCATAGATGGAAATGTTTGA
- the LOC120009193 gene encoding purine permease 1-like, which produces MDHMEENKEGENNNTTMKKALLLLNCILLSIGITGGPLIMRLYFVHGGKRIWLSSWLETAGCPLILIPLFITYLRRSKNQSPNTLFFIKPPLFFAATGIGLITGLDDYLYAYGVARLPVSTSSLIIASQLAFTAGFAYLLVKQKFTPYSINAVILLTVGAGVLALHTSSDRPEHESSKEYVLGFVMTVGAAALYGFVLPLVELTYKKAKQEISYTLVMEIQMVMCLFATIFCTVGMLVNKDFQAMSREAREFGLGETKYYVILVWSAIIWQFFFLGAIGVIFCASSLLSGIIIAVCLPATEILAVIFFHEKFQAEKGVALALSLWGFVSYFYGEIKQNKKNNHSVPETEMPLPTKSPSPTVENV; this is translated from the exons ATGGATCACATGGAGGAGAACAAAGAAGGAGAAAACAATAACACCACCATGAAGAAGGCCTTACTACTCCTAAACTGCATCCTATTATCAATAGGAATCACTGGGGGTCCATTAATCATGCGCCTCTACTTCGTCCATGGTGGCAAGCGTATTTGGCTCTCAAGCTGGCTCGAAACCGCCGGTTGCCCTCTCATCCTTATCCCGCTTTTCATAACCTACCTCCGCCGCAGCAAAAACCAATCCCCAAACACACTCTTCTTCATAAAACCTCCCTTGTTCTTCGCGGCAACAGGTATCGGCCTCATAACCGGCTTAGACGACTACCTCTACGCCTACGGCGTGGCACGGCTCCCGGTTTCCACTTCATCACTCATAATTGCATCTCAATTGGCTTTCACTGCCGGTTTCGCTTATTTACTGGTGAAGCAGAAGTTTACGCCCTATTCTATAAACGCTGTTATTTTGTTGACTGTTGGAGCGGGTGTTTTGGCTCTGCACACGAGCAGTGATCGTCCAGAGCATGAGTCGAGTAAGGAGTACGTGTTGGGGTTCGTTATGACAGTTGGGGCTGCGGCTTTGTATGGGTTTGTGCTGCCGTTGGTGGAGTTGACGTACAAGAAGGCAAAGCAGGAGATAAGTTACACGCTTGTGATGGAGATCCAGATGGTCATGTGTTTGTTTGCTACTATTTTTTGCACTGTTGGGATGCTCGTTAACAAGGACTTCCAG GCGATGTCAAGAGAAGCAAGAGAGTTTGGACTAGGAGAAACCAAGTACTATGTGATACTGGTTTGGAGTGCAATAATATGGCAGTTTTTCTTCTTGGGAGCTATTGGAGTAATATTTTGTGCATCTTCTTTGCTGTCTGGTATTATAATAGCAGTTTGCCTTCCAGCGACAGAGATCCTAGCAGTCATTTTCTTCCATGAGAAATTTCAAGCTGAAAAGGGTGTTGCACTTGCACTCTCTCTCTGGGGATTTGTTTCATACTTCTATGGCGAGattaaacaaaacaagaaaaacaatcacAGTGTTCCAGAAACAGAAATGCCTCTGCCCACCAAATCTCCAAGTCCCACAGTTGAGAATGTATGA
- the LOC120009713 gene encoding purine permease 1-like, which yields MEENNNTTLKKALLLLNCVLLSIGNCGGPLIMRLYFVHGGKRVWLSSWLETGGWPLILIPLFITYLRRRKNKSPNTLFFLMKPPLFFAAAVIGLITGLDDYLYAYGVARLPVSTSSLIIASQLAFTAGFAYLLVKQKFTPYSINAVILLTVGAGVLALHTSSDRPEHESSKEYVLGFLMTVGAAALYGFVLPLVELTYKKAKQEISYTLVMEIQMVMCLFATIFCTVGMLVNKDFQAMSREAKEFGLGETKYYVILVWSGIIWQFFFLGAIGVIFCASSLLSGIIIALLLPATEILAVIFFQEKFQAEKGVALALSLWGFVSYFYGEIKQNNKKNNHSVPETEMSLPTKSPSPTVENV from the exons ATGGAGGAGAACAATAACACAACCCTGAAGAAGGCCTTACTGCTCCTAAACTGCGTTCTATTATCAATAGGAAACTGTGGGGGTCCATTAATCATGCGACTCTACTTCGTCCACGGTGGCAAGCGTGTTTGGCTCTCAAGCTGGCTCGAAACCGGCGGTTGGCCTCTGATCCTTATTCCGCTTTTCATAACCTACCTCCGGCGTCGCAAAAACAAATCCCCAAACACACTCTTCTTCCTTATGAAACCTCCCTTGTTCTTCGCGGCAGCAGTTATCGGCCTCATAACCGGCTTAGACGACTATCTCTACGCCTACGGCGTGGCACGGCTCCCGGTGTCCACTTCATCTCTCATAATTGCATCTCAATTGGCTTTCACTGCCGGTTTCGCTTATTTACTGGTGAAGCAGAAGTTTACGCCCTATTCTATAAACGCTGTTATTTTGTTGACTGTTGGAGCGGGTGTTTTGGCTCTGCACACGAGCAGCGATCGTCCGGAGCATGAGTCGAGTAAGGAGTACGTGTTGGGGTTCCTTATGACTGTTGGGGCTGCGGCTTTGTATGGGTTTGTGCTGCCGTTGGTGGAGTTAACCTACAAGAAGGCAAAGCAGGAGATAAGTTACACGCTTGTGATGGAGATCCAGATGGTCATGTGTCTGTTTGCTACTATTTTTTGCACTGTTGGGATGCTCGTTAACAAAGATTTCCAG GCGATGTCAAGAGAAGCAAAAGAGTTTGGACTAGGAGAAACCAAGTACTATGTGATACTGGTGTGGAGTGGAATAATATGGCAGTTTTTCTTCTTAGGAGCTATTGGAGTAATATTTTGTGCATCCTCTTTGCTGTCTGGTATTATAATAGCACTTTTGCTACCAGCGACAGAGATCCTAGCAGTCATTTTCTTCCAGGAGAAATTTCAAGCTGAAAAGGGTGTGGCTCTTGCACTCTCTCTTTGGGGATTTGTTTCATACTTCTATGGCGAGATTaaacaaaacaacaagaaaaacaatcacAGTGTTCCAGAAACAGAAATGTCTCTACCCACCAAATCTCCAAGTCCCACAGTTGAAAATGTATGA
- the LOC120009714 gene encoding purine permease 1-like, protein MKKALLLLNCILLSIGVCGAPLTMRLYFVHGGKRVWLSSWLQTAGWPLILIPLFIIYLRSRKNQSPNSLFLMKPPLFSASAGIGLIAGLDDYLYASGVARLPMSTSALIIASQLAFNAAFAYLLVKQKFTPFSINAVFLLTVGAGVLVLHTSSDRPEHESSKEYVLGFIMTVGAAALYGFVLPLVELTYKKAKQEISYPLVMEFQMVMSLFATIFCTVGMLVNKDFQALSREAREFGLGETKYYVILVWSAIICQLHFLGAIGVIFCASSLLSGIIIAALLPATEILAVIFFQEKFQAEKGVALALSLWGFVSYFYGEIKQNKKDNHSVSEREISLPTISPSPTVENV, encoded by the exons aTGAAGAAGGCCTTACTACTCCTAAACTGCATCCTATTATCAATAGGAGTCTGTGGGGCGCCATTGACCATGCGCCTCTACTTCGTCCACGGTGGAAAGCGTGTTTGGCTCTCAAGCTGGCTCCAAACTGCCGGTTGGCCTCTCATCCTTATCCCGCTTTTCATAATCTACCTCCGGAGCCGCAAAAACCAATCCCCAAACTCACTCTTCCTCATGAAACCTCCCTTATTCTCTGCCTCCGCAGGTATCGGCCTCATAGCCGGCTTAGACGACTACCTCTACGCCTCCGGCGTGGCGCGGCTCCCCATGTCCACCTCGGCACTCATAATTGCCTCTCAACTAGCTTTCAATGCCGCTTTCGCGTATTTACTGGTCAAGCAGAAGTTTACGCCCTTTTCTATAAACGCTGTCTTTTTGTTGACTGTTGGAGCGGGGGTTTTGGTTCTGCACACGAGCAGCGATCGTCCGGAGCATGAATCGAGTAAGGAGTACGTGTTGGGGTTTATTATGACAGTTGGGGCTGCGGCTTTGTATGGGTTTGTGCTGCCGTTGGTGGAGTTGACGTACAAGAAGGCAAAGCAGGAGATAAGTTACCCGCTAGTGATGGAGTTTCAGATGGTCATGAGTCTATTTGCTACTATTTTTTGCACTGTTGGGATGCTCGTTAACAAGGACTTCCAG GCGTTGTCAAGAGAAGCAAGAGAATTTGGACTAGGAGAAACCAAGTACTATGTGATACTGGTTTGGAGTGCAATAATATGTCAGTTGCACTTCTTAGGAGCTATTGGAGTAATATTTTGTGCATCGTCTTTGTTGTCTGGTATTATAATAGCAGCTTTGCTTCCAGCGACAGAGATCCTAGCAGTCATTTTCTTCCAGGAGAAATTTCAAGCTGAAAAGGGTGTTGCTCTTGCCCTCTCTCTTTGGGGATTTGTTTCTTACTTCTATGGTGAGattaaacaaaacaagaaagacAATCACAGTGTTTCAGAGAGAGAAATATCCCTGCCTACCATATCTCCGAGTCCCACAGTTGAAAATGTATGA